gaagtcttttatagcgcacgtatctaccaaacaaggtactcaaggcgctgagtatatacaaactttcagaaagataggttattgcaatgaagaattctgagacccacctagttagcaccttataagggtttacaaggtgctacggcgcgcatacagcagccacagccaggaacaccttgGCAACCCTTTCTCTCtccgaaaagtgcactgggttcttttacatgcgttacacaacacatgggaccaacgactttgcatcccatccgaaagacgaagcaatggttaagtgtcttgcttaaggacacaagtgtcacggctggggattcaaattcacactctactgatcagaaacaccagagtttgaatttagTGTTCTTCACCGCCACGCCACTTCCATAAACACCtcccttaatatttatgcatgacgtatctcacaatgctaacccaaaacgaggcgatgggcgcagccactgcaagtggtggtgGATATgtgcccatagcctcattttgggtcaGAATTATGACTTCATGcataatattaagagaggcgtatacaaCAGTCTCTGTGGACTTCGTTAAATTTACCTTTTGGACTTGGCACTACGCACCACCCTCTTAACCTCTTCTTCATCATCGCTAAGGAAGAACCGTTGCTGGGTGATGATGGGCTTCTGCAAAACGGGCTCTTCATTATCGCTGGAGGATGACTCACTCTCACTGGATGAACCAGTCGCAAAGAAACGGGACGCCATGATTGGAGCACTTTCAGGTGCAGTTATTGTTGTTCAATTCTGTTGGGAAATGAAGCACAGATGCATACAATTAGTCAAATggcatataaataaaaaattgacacAACAATAAAGCGTTTCTGATTGACGAGCCCCATCATAAGTTTTATCACGATTCCCGCCAACTGATTTTGCTGAATAGCTGAAAGGCACTGTGGGGTGGAAAAGGGGGCTTTCAGTGCCCCCTTTTCCACCCCACAATGCCTTTTGGCCATTCAGCAAAACCATCCAGGCGGATTggcgataaggtctatttacaaaatgcattgtaaaaaaatgttagttgagaaaaaaaaaaaaaaagaatttagtTGAGAAAACCTTTAGAAAATTAAAAACTACTTTAAGGGCTAAGAAAATGAGCAAGGCCACAGGAATGCTCATACATGTGTCAAACTCATATTCATCTTATGAAGTTATGTAGGCcaactttgaaataaaaaaccttgatatttattatttggtttggttGTTAAAAATTAGTAATTCATGGAATCATGGAAAGCTATTCTGAGTGAGTGAGACCGAGCTGCTGAGAGCAATCCAACTCTGAACGTACTCTGGGTCGTCCAAACTGAACCGTCAAGGAAGGGGAAGTTAGGAACATCACGACATCggcttaattaaaaaataaattttatggtttaaaaaaaaacgacaaatgTTGCGCAAGCCACAAGTTTATTGTAACTGACAAAAGTACAAAATGATCATTGACGAATTTAAGTCATAAACCAGGTGAATTCTGCAATGGTTCACATCATGCATGAGTACACAATATTCAGCACACAACCCTTCACTTCTTCACAACCCCCCACCCCAAATCATTCACCCAACTCAGTCTCAGGCGACAGCACACCAGTTTCCTTAGCTTTCTCAGCATATTCTTTTGgagttttaaaataacaataatagacaTAAATAACATAAAAGTAAACTAGAAGGtatacatattttattttacataaaacACTTACCGATTAGTGTAATATTAATGCTAAAATTGACGAAAATAACCTACAATCTGGAGCCATTCGTCGGCACCACATGCACGAACCAAAAGGAACTATTTTCTCAGGGCGCTCGAACCCACAGAGTACAATCACATACGATGTTAAAATACTGAGAGCGAGGTTACAAGAGGGCGCGCTTTGCGCTTTCATCAATTTGACCTTTGTGCTCAAACGGCCTCGTTCTAATTTTTCTGATCAAGTTAAAATATACATAAacaccaataaaataaaataagctaTTTTTGAGAAAAGCTCTAACTGGCAAACTACGTCAATTGCTTATCACATTGataaaaactaaatttaatACGCTTACTTTtgtcagaattttgttttatttgtataattttatttttttcacctTCTGgctcattttttttgtttttttttgctttcctATGCGAAGTATGTCATAAATAAATGAacctaaaatttatttttttcacctTCTGgctcattttttttgtttttttttgctttcctATGCGAAGTATGTCATAAATAAATGAGTTCATGCGTTCGCCCGTCAATGTCCTCGGATATAAAACTACACTGTACACAACTAACGCTCTAAATCAAAGCGGGCGCCCTTTGTTGCAACCTCGTGCACAAAGTATCAATCTCATGATGATGATATTGTACTTACTCAAAACTACCTGGAGAAAAGGTTGACGTATTTCTTTGGTAATGCGGTCTAGGTAACAAGTTCTGAGAGAGACAGAGAAAAGATAGTTATTTGTCTGCTGGAAAAGTGACTACATTTACAATGGTAAGATACGCTTTTGGGTTATAAATCGAAcaagtgtttattttgttgtgttattGTAAAGGTTGAGCTgagttttgattttgattttttgttcaaggACCTTTCCAAGTGGagttatttaattaatttaaacatgttttacttCACTAGtgattatttatttggttttaaaaataaaagactgaTCACTTCCATATCCGTTTCCATTTCCATTTTCAACTTCCCAAAAGTCCACTTTCCATACCCATTCTTTCATAATCATAGCCTAGTGAGGTGTACATGACGTAACAATGATTCAATCTGAGTGACAGACCCTAATGCAAACCCCACATCTCTGTTGTCTGATTGAAGTGACCAGCAGCTGAGTCACTTCAAGtttgggtcctactacttgctgcaactcgccgtcaactcacttgcgccgtcaactcgccgtcaactcctccaatatacatttaaaatccacaaaagaagcatataactgtaaagtatcagctcaaagagcattcgcgaaagttttaggtcatatttcggaataaaaattgagtttttttcttgtgaaaaaaaattctggaaGCCGAAAAACTGTCgaccgccatcttgctttttcacaatgattagtcttggcccaagatgtcaatgattggtactttttttttatcaacacaaagtcgtttttgtgaatgaatttgtaccgaaaaccatgagaaatatgtagtttagcccagacttaacacttccgtgccccctttttatagatttttcatgtaaatttaatgagttgacggcgcgaaaatgagttgacggcgagtttttttgtgtaattttgtgAATGTCctttgtaaatttaatgtaaatgtgAAGTTAATAAATATGTACAAGTTAGTGTCCGCCAAGGTCGTAAGGACAACATCTTCTGCCCATCATGATCCATTttatattgtttaaaaatattaaaatcaaaCAATCTCGCAATCGTCTAAATGGCTCCTTGGTCCCtacaaagtaataataattggtttgatttgttttcatttcataatCAGCTGATCACAAAATAATCATATAAGATGATACAGAAATCCTGAATAAGTACGAGGTATGAAGTGTCTTGTAAGTTAAGAAGGTACAAAGTCGATACAGAAATCCTGAATTAGTACGAGGTATGAAGtctcttgtaagaaggtacgaagtgtcttgtaagaagttACGAAGTGTTCAAGGTAGATGTAAGGTATCCATTGACTGGAAATCTGCTTCTTCTGAAAAAGTTTTCTGTCCAAGCAaattgttaaagtcacctggaaatagatattttttcttcaaacatttattttgagtattatgtttctgaacaataaaataattgtttgaggATTTGTTTGTgacgatttatatgtaaaagaaaaagaaaaaagttgtgtgggggtgactccgcctaccccttttgtgacgtcaatcgaggcagactttgcctcgattgaacatcgaacacacgtacgtgcaagtacattcaagtcctagtcgtgagttagtaaatttcaaaaaagtttttttcttgcatttttccggcaatgtcgaccggtgtattgctgctggatgcagcaaaacaactaaagatggggtcagtttgcaagtcttttccagcgttgtgcagcaaacacttcgagccgccgtgcttcgagaatccggaatacactactcATTTTGACATGacgagaaaagttcttttctaaaacatgaggccatcccaacaatttttccagctagtggggaagtcgaacaaatttttttaaaccttagtaagttgtttattcatattccactcatcaaaacacatattttagtgacaaaagctttattttgacaaaataccacttccaggtgactttaaatagtGACAGCTTTTTGAAAGAAATCTTAGCACTAGCAGTAAGCTACATATCATTTGGATTAGGATTAGTTTCTGTATGACGCCACCACTATTTcactcattttacaaaaagggatatctcattgaggtaaaataGATACTTTATTATTCCATATCAACTGAAAAAGTGGgggcgccatatggaaacttttcccatcattttgttcatttgtgtTTGTGTCTCTTTCTTGAAGGACGTCTTCCTCATGATAAGACGGCAGAAGATGACGATCTTCACCGATGCCAAAGAGACGAGTACTGTCCATGAACTGAAGAAAATCATTGAAGGTATCACAAAGAGATCACCAGATGAGCAGAAATTATTCAGGGAGAAGGAGGAACTAGACAACACTAAGACCCTCGGAGACTGTGGACTCACGAATaacacagcaaaagcacaggccCCAGCAATGCTTGGCTTGACTTTCAAGCTTGATGGTAAGCTGAAACTACTTAATAAATGGCTTAATTCCTGGTTAATCTGACAAATTATAAAAGTCTGTAGATTTGAAGGTCTGGAATTGGGGATTATTGGATAATCCCAAAGTGCCTTTTGTCTGTTTATATACTTGGCCCTAAAAGCATGTTGAGTGCATGCAACGTTCACACTACAAAGTGAGCTATGTTCCAAATTTGTCAACATGTCCACCGTTGTTAAACTCGCCCAACACAGAATGTTAAGGGCAAGTTATCGGTAAAACCACTTCGCACAAATGGAAACTCTTTATATAACTTCAGTTCTTTCTCAGCTTCCTAGGGAAAGTATACAACCGAGCTGCTGTTACCctctgaaggtttttttttatacacggtatcaacctctaccctcgcaggtacccatttatacctctgggtgaagagaagcatttatagtgtcatgaccgggattcaaacccacactcttgaattcgatgctctaaacaACTGGGACATCTTCTCTATGTCTACTTCTTCTCCATGTCTGTAGTCACCACTCCATCTATAACTTTGTAGAAGTGTTgtgttaagagcaccgaattcaaactctggtgtttctgatcagcagagtgtgggttcgaatccccagccatgacacttgtgtccttaagcaagacacttaaccattgcttcgtccttcggatgggacgtaaagtcattggtcacatgtgttgtgtaacgcatgtaaaacaacccagtgcacttatcgcaaagagaagggggttcgccctggtgttcctggctgctgctgctgtatgcgccgcagcaccttgtaattGTAAAAGGTGcttcataattgggtctcagaactcatcactgcaataacctatctttctgaaagtttatatgtactcagcgccttgagtatctTATTTGGGTGATACGTGCGCCAT
Above is a genomic segment from Asterias rubens chromosome 5, eAstRub1.3, whole genome shotgun sequence containing:
- the LOC117289988 gene encoding elongin-B-like — protein: MDVFLMIRRQKMTIFTDAKETSTVHELKKIIEGITKRSPDEQKLFREKEELDNTKTLGDCGLTNNTAKAQAPAMLGLTFKLDGDTDEFESLDPVPYSNPPELPDVMKPTDSSTTNTVEQPVS